In Pseudomonas sp. R76, one genomic interval encodes:
- a CDS encoding response regulator transcription factor, producing MSLDLHNLAWHRSAGKLIMELNRPAFWSSLVRVLREYVQIDNWVVLVFSNEQVNVVCVTEVADAEEVDALTERYVKGLYLLDPFYIANRENPQSGFFHLSDIAPEHFLTTEYYHQYFAQYVSVDEVQYNVQLDADRTLCISFGSNVRFSPEQIATLDIIKPWVMALMHQRMCFELDVEKNLTEPPLWSEAIIQLGTQITTREKDVLKLLLSGFSNKEIAGKLFLSTETVKVHRRNIYNKLNIKSQSELFARFFMPKQDAHALN from the coding sequence ATGTCACTCGACCTGCATAACCTGGCCTGGCATCGATCGGCTGGCAAGCTAATCATGGAGCTGAACCGCCCAGCCTTCTGGAGCTCGCTGGTGCGCGTGTTAAGGGAGTATGTGCAGATCGATAACTGGGTGGTGCTGGTGTTCAGCAATGAACAGGTCAACGTTGTGTGCGTGACCGAGGTTGCCGACGCGGAAGAAGTGGACGCCCTGACGGAACGTTATGTGAAAGGGCTGTATCTGCTGGATCCGTTCTACATCGCCAACCGTGAAAACCCACAGAGCGGCTTTTTCCATTTGTCCGACATCGCGCCGGAGCACTTCCTGACCACTGAGTATTACCACCAGTATTTCGCCCAGTACGTGTCCGTGGACGAGGTGCAGTACAACGTCCAGCTCGATGCGGACAGAACGCTGTGCATATCATTTGGCAGTAACGTGCGCTTCAGCCCGGAGCAGATCGCCACACTGGATATCATTAAGCCGTGGGTGATGGCGCTGATGCACCAGCGCATGTGCTTTGAGCTTGATGTGGAAAAAAACCTCACTGAACCACCGCTCTGGTCGGAAGCGATTATTCAGCTGGGCACCCAGATCACCACGCGGGAAAAGGACGTACTTAAATTGTTGCTCAGTGGTTTCTCTAACAAAGAGATCGCCGGCAAGCTGTTCCTGTCGACGGAAACCGTCAAGGTGCACCGGCGCAACATTTACAACAAGTTGAACATCAAGTCGCAGTCCGAACTGTTCGCGCGTTTCTTCATGCCGAAGCAGGATGCTCACGCGCTGAATTGA
- a CDS encoding polyamine ABC transporter substrate-binding protein, translated as MSQSHLRAIFFASLVCVGISAPAAAAESRVNLYNWFGLIAPETPKEFEQKTGTRMHVDAFDSAELMQSKVMAGRTGYDVVVATSNVLPSLIQAGVLAPLDRSQLSNYAHIDPEMLALLSANDPGNRYAIPYLWGTTGIGYDVDKVKAALGDNAPVNSWDLIFKEENISKLKSCGVAMLDSPSEIISIALNYLGLPSNSQNPEDYQKAQALLLKIRPYVLYFDSSRTDADFADGNICVVVGWANGALAAQAINEKNHTGRKIAYSLPREGGLVWSENFVLLKDAPHAKEGLAFINYMLEPEVIAKSSNHTLYPNANKDATVFVEQKLRDNPWVYPSKETIATLVPLEPLPLKLERIRTRVWTKVKSGT; from the coding sequence ATGAGTCAATCACATTTGCGAGCCATTTTTTTTGCCTCGCTGGTCTGCGTCGGTATCAGCGCGCCAGCAGCGGCCGCAGAGTCACGGGTCAATCTGTACAACTGGTTTGGGTTGATCGCGCCAGAGACCCCAAAGGAATTTGAGCAAAAAACCGGCACCAGGATGCACGTGGACGCTTTCGACAGCGCCGAACTCATGCAGAGCAAAGTCATGGCCGGGCGCACCGGGTATGACGTCGTCGTCGCCACCTCGAATGTCCTGCCAAGCCTGATCCAGGCAGGCGTGCTCGCACCGCTGGACCGCAGCCAGCTGAGCAACTATGCCCATATCGACCCCGAGATGCTGGCCCTGCTTTCGGCTAACGACCCAGGCAATCGCTACGCCATTCCCTACTTATGGGGCACCACCGGCATCGGTTATGACGTGGATAAAGTAAAAGCCGCACTGGGTGACAACGCCCCGGTAAACAGTTGGGACCTGATCTTCAAAGAAGAAAACATCAGCAAGCTCAAGTCCTGTGGTGTGGCAATGCTCGACTCGCCGAGTGAAATCATTTCGATCGCGTTGAATTACCTCGGGCTGCCGAGCAACAGCCAGAACCCTGAGGACTACCAGAAGGCTCAGGCGCTGTTGTTGAAAATTCGCCCCTACGTCCTCTACTTCGATTCCTCCAGAACCGACGCCGACTTTGCCGATGGCAATATTTGTGTGGTCGTGGGGTGGGCGAATGGGGCGCTGGCGGCACAGGCCATCAACGAAAAAAACCACACCGGCCGCAAGATCGCCTACAGCCTGCCGCGCGAGGGCGGGTTGGTATGGTCGGAGAATTTTGTGCTGCTCAAAGACGCACCTCACGCAAAAGAAGGCTTGGCATTTATTAACTACATGCTTGAGCCCGAGGTGATTGCCAAAAGTTCCAACCATACGCTTTACCCCAACGCCAACAAGGATGCCACGGTTTTTGTAGAGCAGAAGCTGCGCGACAACCCATGGGTTTATCCGTCCAAGGAGACCATTGCCACACTGGTCCCGCTGGAGCCGTTGCCGTTGAAGTTGGAGCGCATCCGCACGCGTGTGTGGACCAAAGTGAAGAGTGGTACGTGA
- the pdxR gene encoding MocR-like pyridoxine biosynthesis transcription factor PdxR, with the protein MVQMRKWRPLLKLDASARQASYRQIAEGLVAAILEGRLPPGTLLPGTREMAKLLDVNRKTVILAYEEALTKGWLVSEPRRGTFVNAQLAPTPLPSGVQPSFAPPLLAQAVVPYFTQNAQVIALEHRHDALFFDNGACDHRLLPQAVLHRYYRNALRSSFASNSVRYGSEGTGHELRCALAEMLRNTRGLRVSAENICLTPGTQVSLYLTASLLIKPGDVVLVERLSYPPAWEIFRKLGARLITVDMDDEGCRTDHIEQLCQANDVRMIYLTPHHQFPTTVSLHAARRQHLLALAALHDFCIIEEDYDHEYHFNGRPYLPLASDHAQRHVIYIGSLSKALGSTFRCSYVVAPASVIEVLQRSAALVVGDTDAVAQKMLADLINQGELKKHLRRVSKEYAARREVLQGCLHEAFGERIQVREPEGGLALWVRFEAETDVDQLVENALGHGVVVRSARQFSPMNLPENALRLGFASLDRGEIREATLRLARAMSAR; encoded by the coding sequence ATGGTCCAGATGCGTAAATGGCGCCCGTTGCTCAAGCTCGATGCGAGTGCACGCCAGGCGTCCTACCGGCAAATTGCCGAAGGCCTCGTCGCGGCGATCCTTGAGGGGCGCTTGCCGCCCGGCACACTGCTGCCCGGCACGCGGGAAATGGCGAAGCTGCTCGACGTCAACCGCAAGACGGTGATCCTGGCCTACGAAGAAGCCTTGACCAAAGGCTGGCTGGTCAGCGAGCCGCGGCGCGGTACGTTCGTCAATGCGCAACTGGCCCCCACGCCACTGCCCAGTGGTGTGCAACCGTCGTTTGCACCGCCGCTTCTGGCGCAAGCCGTGGTTCCGTATTTCACCCAGAACGCCCAGGTCATCGCCCTCGAACACCGGCATGACGCGCTGTTTTTCGACAACGGTGCCTGCGATCACCGCTTGCTGCCCCAGGCGGTGTTGCATCGTTACTACCGCAACGCCTTGCGCAGCAGTTTTGCCTCCAACAGCGTGCGCTACGGCAGTGAAGGCACCGGCCATGAGTTGCGTTGCGCGCTGGCAGAGATGCTGCGCAACACACGCGGGCTGAGGGTCAGCGCCGAAAATATTTGCCTGACGCCCGGTACCCAAGTGTCGCTGTACCTGACCGCCAGCTTGCTGATCAAGCCGGGCGACGTGGTGCTGGTGGAACGCCTGAGCTACCCGCCGGCCTGGGAGATTTTCCGCAAGCTGGGCGCGCGGTTGATCACCGTGGACATGGACGATGAAGGCTGCCGCACCGACCACATCGAGCAGTTATGCCAGGCGAATGACGTGCGGATGATCTACCTCACACCGCATCATCAGTTCCCCACCACCGTCAGCCTGCATGCGGCGCGGCGCCAACACTTGCTGGCCCTGGCGGCCTTGCATGACTTCTGCATCATTGAAGAAGACTACGACCACGAATATCACTTCAACGGGCGGCCGTACCTGCCACTGGCCAGTGATCACGCGCAACGCCATGTGATCTATATCGGTTCGTTATCCAAGGCGCTGGGGTCGACGTTTCGCTGCAGTTACGTGGTCGCCCCCGCCAGTGTGATTGAGGTGCTGCAACGCAGCGCCGCTTTGGTGGTGGGCGACACCGACGCGGTGGCGCAGAAGATGCTCGCAGACCTGATCAATCAGGGCGAGTTGAAGAAACACCTGCGCCGGGTTTCGAAAGAATACGCGGCGCGTCGGGAGGTGCTGCAGGGCTGCCTGCACGAGGCATTCGGCGAACGCATTCAGGTGCGCGAACCGGAAGGCGGCCTGGCATTGTGGGTGCGTTTCGAGGCTGAAACCGATGTCGATCAGTTGGTAGAAAATGCCCTGGGCCACGGCGTTGTGGTGCGCAGCGCGCGGCAGTTTTCGCCGATGAACCTGCCGGAAAACGCACTGCGCCTGGGTTTCGCCTCGCTGGATCGAGGCGAGATCCGTGAAGCCACGCTGCGCCTGGCGCGGGCCATGAGCGCCCGTTGA
- a CDS encoding M24 family metallopeptidase, producing MHTRHVIELSPSGKTFEAGDELLLDAMLASGLSVPFSCRRGACGSCKVVVTQGQYRAKQLAPGAPAPCYPLAANQLLLCQSHACADMRLEIPGWSLDTPALVVEATVLSKRALSPDIIELVVMPDRPLAVRAGQYLKFRLVDGDSRCFSIANLPAEGDGRLVFQIRRVSGGLFSETLLGDLEAGDLLQLEGPFGACTWQDDDAAPVVLFATGTGYAGIKPILLTALKRDVEVTFYWGGAQASDFYDRAFLDQAVIDHPHFRWYSVLATEGRVQEVALSHGHAWEAAQVYACGNGAMISQTRANCLEAGLPSHRFVAEAFVPSGQSSVDTLLGSLDDTWEKVGPRYSLDGMLAARDKTVRALAAIASQLKVGITTGAALEMASQQLQAMGASHTWHPTYIRFGDDTVRPSREGIDPLRTLRPSDIVVVDLGPVWDGYEGDYGDTFIFGEAPLHLECRKVLHEVFDETREAWLRGMTGCELYDFAEARAMVKGWRLSRNLAGHRIADFPHALFGDKELADLAIAPSEMVWVLEIQICHPTLPIGGFFEDILMR from the coding sequence ATGCACACACGCCATGTAATCGAACTGTCTCCCTCGGGGAAAACCTTTGAAGCCGGTGACGAACTGTTGCTCGACGCCATGCTCGCCAGCGGCCTGTCGGTGCCGTTCTCGTGCCGACGCGGTGCCTGTGGCTCGTGCAAGGTGGTGGTCACGCAAGGGCAGTACCGGGCCAAGCAACTGGCGCCCGGCGCACCCGCGCCCTGTTACCCGCTGGCGGCGAATCAACTGCTGTTGTGCCAAAGCCACGCCTGCGCCGACATGCGCCTGGAGATTCCCGGCTGGTCGCTGGACACGCCTGCGCTGGTCGTCGAGGCGACGGTGCTGAGCAAGCGCGCACTGAGCCCCGACATCATCGAGTTGGTGGTAATGCCGGATAGGCCGCTGGCCGTGAGGGCCGGCCAATACCTCAAGTTCCGCCTGGTCGACGGCGACTCACGCTGCTTCTCGATCGCCAACCTGCCGGCCGAGGGCGATGGCCGCCTGGTGTTTCAGATTCGCCGGGTGAGCGGCGGGCTGTTCTCCGAGACCCTGCTGGGCGACCTTGAGGCCGGCGATCTGCTGCAACTGGAAGGGCCGTTTGGTGCTTGCACCTGGCAGGACGATGACGCTGCGCCTGTGGTCCTGTTCGCCACGGGCACCGGTTACGCGGGTATCAAGCCGATCCTGCTGACCGCCTTGAAACGTGACGTCGAGGTGACGTTTTACTGGGGCGGCGCGCAGGCGAGCGATTTTTACGACCGCGCCTTTCTGGACCAGGCAGTCATCGACCATCCGCATTTTCGCTGGTATTCGGTATTGGCCACAGAAGGGCGTGTGCAGGAAGTCGCGCTGAGCCATGGGCACGCCTGGGAAGCGGCGCAGGTGTATGCCTGCGGCAACGGCGCGATGATCAGCCAGACGCGTGCGAATTGCCTGGAAGCGGGCCTGCCGAGCCATCGTTTTGTCGCCGAAGCCTTCGTGCCCAGCGGCCAGTCGAGCGTCGATACGTTGCTCGGTTCGCTGGATGACACCTGGGAAAAAGTCGGCCCCCGCTATTCGCTGGACGGCATGCTCGCCGCGCGGGACAAAACCGTGCGAGCGCTGGCCGCCATCGCCAGCCAGTTGAAGGTCGGCATCACCACCGGCGCCGCCCTGGAAATGGCCAGCCAGCAATTGCAGGCCATGGGCGCCTCGCACACTTGGCACCCGACTTACATCCGCTTTGGCGACGACACGGTGCGCCCGTCCCGGGAAGGGATTGACCCGCTGCGTACACTGCGCCCGAGCGACATTGTGGTGGTGGACCTGGGGCCGGTGTGGGACGGCTACGAGGGCGACTACGGCGATACCTTCATCTTCGGCGAGGCGCCGTTGCACCTCGAGTGCAGGAAGGTGTTGCATGAAGTCTTCGACGAGACACGCGAAGCCTGGCTGCGCGGCATGACCGGATGTGAACTCTATGACTTCGCCGAAGCCCGTGCCATGGTCAAAGGCTGGCGACTGTCACGTAATCTGGCCGGTCACCGCATCGCGGATTTCCCCCATGCGTTGTTCGGGGACAAGGAACTGGCTGACTTGGCGATCGCCCCCAGCGAAATGGTGTGGGTACTGGAGATCCAGATCTGTCATCCCACGCTGCCCATCGGCGGGTTCTTCGAAGACATCCTGATGCGATGA
- a CDS encoding dipeptidase, which produces MHFPLKKLVAASLFAAGLSTLATPAFANISAEQSTAIIKRFSDTSVTDFRGFLGTVAKGDLGKTADVGPAIDAFLANKTLTGEQQNEINRLLGIYTRVKYGKAALETLRELVEIPTFNVDGLPQYKNPEFLKIADKIQSLAKAFNLNFRNVDNRVYEISLEGSGDEVVGIHAHADVVPVTPENWVLKDGTKLDPFKVTLIGDRMYGRGTEDDKNGIVVAMYAMKVIKEEKLPLARNFKLLVDTTEETSGDAIPYYFEHNPTPQYNLALDGGYPVVIAEKGYGTVMATFPVRKGDGKGAEIISMTGGAATNQIPSVSVATLVSDKPAELAASLQKAGADYVKANGGDFAVDAKVVGKEVKLTVTGVSAHSSAPQTGVNPVARMLELIHGVDGKIALKHNHITDAARYAADNWGLDYLGGKLGVGFADDFMGPLTTSLTFVGQDAKAFKLAVNLRVPKGKSPETLKGQIADKLSAWDKKSKVNVSFTYSVAAPMYRNPEGEWVKALLAVATENLGMEHKFGTSAGATSVHELPNGVQFGLARPEEKYTGHTDGEFKTVDQFLLDLQIVTEMIGRVGQLPKL; this is translated from the coding sequence ATGCACTTTCCACTCAAAAAACTGGTGGCTGCCAGCCTGTTCGCCGCCGGCCTCTCGACCCTCGCCACGCCAGCCTTCGCCAACATCAGCGCCGAACAAAGCACCGCGATTATCAAGCGCTTCAGCGACACGTCGGTCACCGATTTCCGTGGTTTCCTCGGCACCGTGGCCAAGGGCGACCTGGGCAAAACCGCTGACGTCGGCCCGGCCATCGACGCCTTTCTCGCCAACAAAACCCTGACCGGCGAGCAGCAGAACGAAATCAATCGCCTGCTGGGTATTTACACGCGGGTCAAATACGGCAAAGCCGCCCTCGAAACCCTGCGCGAGCTGGTCGAGATCCCGACCTTCAATGTCGACGGCCTGCCGCAGTACAAAAACCCGGAATTCCTCAAGATCGCCGACAAGATCCAGAGCCTGGCCAAGGCCTTTAACCTGAACTTCCGCAACGTCGACAACCGCGTCTACGAGATCTCCCTGGAAGGCAGCGGCGATGAAGTGGTCGGTATCCACGCCCACGCCGACGTGGTGCCGGTGACGCCGGAAAACTGGGTGCTCAAGGACGGCACCAAGCTCGACCCGTTCAAGGTCACGCTGATCGGCGACCGCATGTACGGCCGTGGCACCGAGGATGACAAAAACGGCATCGTGGTGGCGATGTATGCCATGAAGGTGATCAAGGAAGAAAAGCTGCCGCTGGCGCGCAATTTCAAGCTGCTGGTGGACACCACTGAAGAAACCTCCGGCGACGCGATTCCTTACTACTTCGAACACAACCCGACGCCGCAATACAACCTGGCGCTGGACGGCGGCTACCCGGTGGTGATCGCCGAAAAAGGTTACGGCACCGTCATGGCCACCTTCCCGGTACGCAAGGGCGATGGCAAAGGCGCAGAAATCATCTCGATGACCGGTGGCGCGGCGACCAACCAGATTCCTTCGGTGTCGGTGGCCACCCTGGTCAGCGACAAGCCCGCTGAACTGGCCGCCAGCCTGCAGAAAGCCGGCGCAGATTACGTCAAGGCCAATGGCGGCGACTTTGCTGTCGATGCCAAGGTCGTTGGCAAAGAGGTCAAGCTGACCGTCACCGGCGTGTCCGCGCACTCGTCCGCGCCGCAAACCGGTGTCAACCCGGTGGCACGCATGCTGGAGCTGATCCACGGCGTCGACGGCAAAATCGCCCTCAAGCACAACCACATCACCGACGCCGCGCGTTATGCAGCCGATAACTGGGGCCTGGATTATCTGGGCGGCAAACTGGGCGTGGGCTTCGCCGACGACTTCATGGGGCCGCTGACCACCTCGCTGACCTTTGTCGGCCAGGATGCCAAAGCCTTCAAGCTGGCAGTGAACCTGCGCGTGCCGAAAGGCAAGTCGCCGGAGACACTCAAGGGGCAAATCGCCGACAAGCTCAGCGCCTGGGACAAGAAATCCAAGGTCAACGTGAGTTTCACTTACTCGGTGGCCGCGCCGATGTACCGCAACCCGGAAGGCGAATGGGTGAAAGCTCTGCTGGCCGTGGCCACTGAAAACCTGGGCATGGAACACAAGTTCGGCACTTCCGCTGGCGCCACGTCCGTGCATGAATTGCCCAATGGCGTGCAATTTGGCCTGGCGCGCCCGGAAGAGAAGTACACCGGGCACACCGACGGTGAGTTCAAGACCGTCGACCAGTTCCTGCTGGACCTGCAGATCGTGACTGAAATGATCGGCCGCGTCGGGCAACTACCGAAGCTCTGA
- a CDS encoding phospholipase D-like domain-containing protein yields the protein MSLSMKLRIAGLAGLFLSSLAQADFSIPGFELVHTAPVDTALGTADLRQPGPVWIELFDAAKSRIDIGQFYAADHPGSVMDTVIEHLEAAGKRGVKIRFLLEEKGIKLSEASTLERLRAIPNLTLRVLSYGQLSGGIIHAKYLLVDGQQAFIGSQNFDWRSLEHIHETGLRITDKAVVGQVQAIFEQDWQAQAALAEHKPVPLPATGPEPARTGNYLVASPQRYNPPGVGDSQLELPRLLSEAKKEVRVQLLDYAPLSYGPDRTRPYYAVIDNAVRAAAARGVSVKLMVSNWNTDALELPYLKSLAVLPNVEVKVVTLPEAKQGFIPYARVIHSKTMEIDGQVAWVGTSNWLGGYLDNSRNLEVVMRSEAMARRVGELHEQLWDGPYAKALDVAAQYPEPHPGKP from the coding sequence ATGTCCCTCTCGATGAAATTGCGTATCGCAGGCCTTGCAGGCTTGTTCCTCAGTTCGCTGGCCCAGGCGGACTTTTCAATTCCAGGCTTTGAACTGGTGCACACCGCCCCGGTGGACACCGCCCTGGGTACGGCTGATTTGCGCCAGCCGGGGCCGGTGTGGATCGAGCTGTTTGACGCTGCAAAAAGCCGCATCGATATCGGCCAGTTCTACGCGGCCGACCATCCCGGCTCGGTGATGGACACGGTGATCGAACACCTGGAAGCGGCCGGTAAACGCGGTGTGAAGATTCGCTTTCTGCTGGAAGAAAAAGGCATCAAGTTGTCGGAAGCCTCCACCTTGGAGCGCCTGCGCGCCATTCCCAACCTGACTTTGCGCGTGCTCTCGTACGGGCAACTGAGCGGCGGGATTATCCACGCCAAATACCTGCTGGTGGACGGCCAGCAGGCGTTTATCGGCAGCCAGAATTTCGATTGGCGCTCACTGGAACATATCCACGAGACCGGGCTGCGAATCACGGACAAGGCGGTGGTCGGCCAGGTCCAGGCGATCTTCGAGCAAGACTGGCAAGCCCAGGCGGCACTGGCGGAACACAAGCCGGTGCCATTGCCGGCGACAGGCCCCGAGCCTGCACGCACCGGCAATTACCTGGTGGCCAGCCCGCAACGCTACAACCCGCCGGGGGTGGGCGATTCGCAGTTGGAATTGCCACGTTTGCTGAGCGAGGCCAAGAAAGAAGTCCGCGTGCAACTGCTGGACTATGCACCGCTGTCCTACGGGCCGGACCGCACCCGGCCGTACTACGCGGTGATCGACAACGCCGTGCGCGCCGCCGCCGCGCGTGGGGTGTCGGTCAAGCTGATGGTGTCCAACTGGAACACTGACGCGCTCGAACTGCCCTACCTCAAGAGCCTGGCCGTGCTGCCTAACGTAGAGGTCAAGGTCGTCACGTTGCCCGAGGCCAAGCAAGGGTTTATCCCCTATGCGCGAGTGATTCACAGCAAGACGATGGAAATCGACGGGCAAGTGGCGTGGGTCGGCACCAGCAACTGGCTGGGCGGGTATCTGGATAATTCGCGCAACCTGGAGGTGGTGATGCGCAGCGAGGCGATGGCCAGGCGTGTAGGGGAATTGCATGAGCAGTTGTGGGATGGGCCGTATGCCAAGGCGCTGGATGTAGCGGCGCAGTACCCGGAGCCGCATCCGGGTAAGCCGTGA
- a CDS encoding MotA/TolQ/ExbB proton channel family protein — MDMNLLHDITFYVMYAAMAIAIFITIERGIYFAYVRRQARALTEVLGANVHSERDLPESLTRRDSLPLNMVLPILAQKASHGSRKDLDDEIETQYLKTRAPLSRSLWIIETITTAAPLLGLLGTILGIIDTFKALASAGVSDPGQISGGIGTALFATGLGIAIALFCVVFHNFFQDSLERINDQLKILLIRAATGARVQGEVPHLVPTPLHSRTA; from the coding sequence ATGGATATGAACCTGCTTCACGACATCACCTTTTATGTCATGTACGCCGCCATGGCGATTGCGATTTTCATCACCATCGAGCGGGGCATTTACTTTGCCTACGTGCGCCGCCAGGCCCGCGCGTTGACCGAGGTGCTGGGTGCCAACGTGCACAGCGAGCGCGATTTGCCCGAGAGCCTGACCCGCCGTGACAGCCTGCCGCTGAACATGGTGCTGCCGATCCTGGCACAAAAGGCTTCCCACGGTTCGCGCAAGGACCTGGACGATGAAATCGAAACCCAGTACCTGAAGACTCGCGCGCCACTGTCGCGCAGCCTGTGGATCATCGAAACCATCACCACCGCCGCGCCGCTCCTGGGTTTGCTCGGCACCATCCTCGGCATCATCGACACCTTCAAGGCCCTGGCCAGTGCTGGGGTGTCCGACCCAGGGCAGATTTCCGGTGGTATCGGGACGGCCCTGTTTGCGACCGGCCTGGGGATCGCCATCGCGCTGTTCTGCGTGGTGTTCCACAACTTCTTCCAGGACAGCCTGGAGCGCATCAACGATCAGCTGAAAATCCTGCTGATTCGTGCCGCCACCGGCGCGCGGGTTCAAGGTGAAGTGCCGCACCTGGTGCCGACCCCGCTGCACAGCCGCACTGCATGA
- a CDS encoding energy transducer TonB family protein, with translation MYALFRARQLLGSVPALIALVLIAMGIQSQTLKVEPVYDESAVELALVEPEPEVIPEPVVEQEPPPPVIEDEEAEPAPPPPPPKPLPKPEPKPKPVPKPKPVVAAKPTPTPTPAPAVAAKPVQAAVVAPPAPPAPPAPPKVDGQALEGGYLKGLRNELDTYKQYPTGRQASLERPSGEVVVWLMVDRQGRVLDSGIQTPAPSMLLNRAATNSLRRIKQVKPFPEQAFGGRNEQRFTATFNYSVQ, from the coding sequence ATGTATGCCTTGTTTCGTGCGCGTCAGCTGCTGGGCAGTGTCCCGGCCCTGATCGCCCTGGTGCTGATTGCAATGGGCATCCAGTCACAGACATTGAAGGTCGAGCCGGTGTACGACGAATCGGCGGTCGAGTTGGCACTGGTCGAGCCTGAGCCTGAAGTGATTCCTGAGCCGGTGGTGGAGCAGGAACCGCCGCCACCGGTAATCGAGGACGAAGAGGCCGAACCGGCCCCACCGCCGCCGCCACCAAAGCCACTGCCAAAACCCGAACCCAAGCCCAAGCCGGTGCCCAAACCCAAGCCCGTCGTGGCCGCCAAGCCGACACCGACGCCCACGCCAGCCCCTGCGGTGGCCGCCAAGCCGGTCCAGGCCGCCGTCGTTGCGCCACCTGCGCCGCCCGCCCCACCGGCGCCGCCCAAGGTCGACGGCCAGGCGCTGGAAGGCGGTTACCTCAAAGGCCTGCGCAACGAGCTGGACACCTACAAGCAATACCCCACCGGGCGCCAGGCGTCCCTCGAACGCCCGAGTGGCGAGGTGGTGGTCTGGTTGATGGTGGACCGCCAAGGCCGCGTCCTCGATTCCGGGATCCAGACCCCGGCGCCGAGCATGCTGCTCAATCGGGCCGCTACCAATAGCCTGCGCCGCATCAAGCAGGTCAAGCCGTTCCCCGAACAAGCCTTCGGTGGACGTAACGAGCAACGCTTCACCGCCACCTTCAACTACAGCGTGCAATAA
- a CDS encoding ExbD/TolR family protein codes for MRTWDEPKKRKAHIELIPMIDVMMFLLVFFVLVSLNVIPALGMKTQLPSASSSQQLKPQNKFILTLGLEGQLQLDGKDITVDALVPALKAAEKPDTKSTIIVNSDKGVEVSRLVEVMDTLRLGGFTSVSIATRKS; via the coding sequence ATGAGAACCTGGGATGAACCCAAGAAACGCAAGGCGCACATCGAGTTGATCCCGATGATCGACGTGATGATGTTCCTCCTGGTGTTTTTCGTACTGGTGAGTCTGAACGTGATTCCGGCACTCGGCATGAAGACCCAATTGCCCAGCGCCAGCAGTTCGCAGCAGCTCAAACCGCAGAACAAATTCATCCTGACCCTGGGCCTTGAGGGTCAGCTGCAGCTCGATGGCAAAGACATCACGGTCGACGCGTTGGTGCCGGCGCTGAAGGCCGCCGAAAAGCCCGATACCAAGTCCACCATCATCGTCAACAGTGACAAAGGCGTGGAAGTTTCGCGCCTGGTGGAGGTCATGGACACCCTGCGCCTGGGTGGCTTTACCTCCGTGTCCATCGCTACGCGTAAGTCCTGA